In one Chloroherpetonaceae bacterium genomic region, the following are encoded:
- a CDS encoding sugar phosphate nucleotidyltransferase — protein MSDIASLNTLPYLNAHEQNEPSERVYAVVMAGGVGSRLWPLSRKKMPKQFLDFFGDGTMIVKTIARLQGIVKPENTLIVTNKSGKVLAKKQLPHIPSKNIIVEPAARNTAPCIALATAYITKRNPDAIVCVLPADHLISDVGLFQQTLRAAIEIADRTDALVTIGIKPDRPETGYGYIQADTAHTDLTTSIKVRFGVTAHKVITFAEKPDLETAKGFLASGDFLWNSGVFVWHLRSITKEFQRCLPHLYLDMQHIIEAIGTRREKKTIENVYSWVHPISIDYGVMEKAESVYVLEGQFGWSDAGSWDEIFRYLREEHIMDEAIVLNEAHNVLAIKPKGKSIAVVGIDDVLIVDTKDALLICKRGRSQEVKTVVDALKRRQLEEFM, from the coding sequence ATGAGCGATATCGCATCTCTCAATACGCTGCCCTACCTCAATGCACATGAACAAAATGAGCCCAGTGAGCGTGTCTATGCAGTCGTGATGGCAGGTGGCGTAGGCTCACGGCTCTGGCCCCTCTCCCGCAAAAAAATGCCAAAACAATTTCTGGACTTCTTTGGCGACGGCACAATGATTGTTAAAACAATTGCGCGCCTGCAAGGTATTGTGAAGCCTGAAAACACGCTTATTGTAACGAATAAGTCCGGGAAGGTTTTAGCAAAAAAACAACTGCCACATATTCCTAGCAAAAACATCATTGTTGAACCAGCGGCGCGCAATACTGCACCGTGTATTGCTTTGGCTACAGCTTACATCACCAAACGCAACCCTGATGCAATTGTATGTGTCTTGCCTGCCGACCATCTTATCTCGGATGTGGGACTGTTCCAGCAAACGCTGCGTGCTGCTATCGAGATTGCAGACCGCACCGATGCACTGGTAACGATTGGCATCAAGCCAGACCGTCCCGAAACAGGATACGGATACATTCAAGCCGATACAGCTCATACAGACCTGACCACTTCCATTAAAGTGCGCTTTGGCGTAACGGCTCATAAGGTGATTACCTTTGCAGAAAAGCCTGACCTTGAAACGGCAAAAGGTTTTCTGGCCAGCGGCGACTTTCTCTGGAATAGTGGAGTGTTTGTGTGGCACTTACGCAGCATCACCAAAGAGTTTCAGCGCTGCCTGCCGCACCTTTATCTGGATATGCAGCATATTATTGAAGCAATCGGCACGCGCCGTGAAAAGAAAACCATTGAGAATGTCTATAGCTGGGTACACCCCATCTCAATTGACTACGGCGTAATGGAAAAGGCTGAATCGGTCTATGTGCTGGAAGGGCAATTTGGCTGGTCAGATGCGGGTAGCTGGGACGAAATTTTCCGATACCTGCGAGAAGAGCACATTATGGACGAAGCGATTGTGCTAAATGAAGCACACAATGTTTTGGCAATTAAACCGAAAGGCAAGAGCATCGCTGTAGTCGGCATTGATGATGTGCTAATTGTGGATACAAAAGATGCACTGCTGATTTGCAAACGTGGTCGCTCGCAAGAGGTAAAAACGGTGGTTGATGCCCTAAAGCGTCGTCAGCTCGAGGAGTTTATGTAA
- the rsmG gene encoding 16S rRNA (guanine(527)-N(7))-methyltransferase RsmG, which yields MTRSELDNIVKQLSPSLTLSSVQQEQLWRYAELLLAWNKKVNLVSRKDEHNVLTKHILHSLSIALFHSFKKGERVLDLGTGGGLPGIPLAIAFPNTLFLLIDAIGKKITACQDMIAQLGLKNVVAQKKRSDELKGVKFDTIVSRQVAAMPELCKWAAPLLRKGGKLISLKGGDIEAEIAEALLYGAEHLTFPERIEQHPIDFLGERFAEKVVVIAE from the coding sequence TTGACACGCAGCGAACTGGATAACATAGTCAAGCAGCTGTCGCCATCGCTTACACTATCCAGTGTTCAGCAGGAGCAACTCTGGCGCTACGCCGAACTTTTGCTGGCTTGGAACAAAAAAGTCAATCTTGTCAGTCGCAAAGACGAGCATAATGTGCTCACCAAGCATATTCTTCACTCGCTTTCCATCGCACTCTTTCACTCGTTCAAAAAAGGCGAGCGTGTTTTGGATTTGGGCACAGGGGGCGGTTTGCCTGGTATTCCACTTGCAATTGCTTTCCCCAACACACTTTTTTTGCTCATTGACGCCATCGGCAAAAAAATCACCGCTTGTCAGGATATGATTGCACAACTGGGCTTAAAAAATGTAGTTGCGCAAAAAAAGCGTAGCGATGAACTCAAAGGTGTCAAGTTTGACACCATCGTGAGCCGTCAGGTTGCCGCAATGCCAGAACTCTGCAAGTGGGCTGCTCCACTGCTTAGGAAGGGCGGCAAGCTCATTTCGCTTAAAGGGGGTGATATTGAAGCCGAAATTGCCGAAGCACTTCTCTACGGCGCAGAGCACCTTACATTTCCAGAACGCATTGAACAGCACCCGATTGACTTCTTAGGCGAAAGGTTTGCTGAAAAAGTTGTTGTCATTGCGGAATAA
- the murQ gene encoding N-acetylmuramic acid 6-phosphate etherase: protein MKSSLSLFKELSQLLTEQQNPRTLNIDELSPLEIVRLINEEDKTVASAVEAALPEVARAIEIVVKAFKQGGRLIYIGAGTSGRLGILDASECPPTFGVPPTMVQGIIAGGRKAVFRSVEGAEDDADAGIEALKKIHFSRRDVLCGISASKRTPFVIGALNYARSLGAKTIFLTSNPDVKQKATVVIRTLVGPEVIMGSTRMKAGTSHKMVLNMISTGAMICLGKTYGNLMVDLQQTNRKLQERTKRIFMLATGDSYESAETYLAKAKGSLKLAILMRLSGLPYTQAKATLQKADGFIKKALKLAEQTK, encoded by the coding sequence ATGAAATCCTCTCTATCGCTCTTCAAAGAACTATCCCAGCTACTCACAGAGCAGCAAAACCCACGCACGCTCAACATTGATGAACTTTCTCCGCTGGAAATCGTGCGACTTATCAACGAAGAAGACAAGACAGTTGCGTCAGCCGTCGAGGCTGCTTTGCCTGAGGTGGCCCGAGCGATTGAAATTGTGGTCAAGGCTTTCAAACAAGGCGGGCGACTAATTTACATTGGCGCCGGCACTTCAGGACGCTTAGGCATCTTAGACGCATCAGAGTGTCCGCCTACATTTGGCGTTCCTCCCACAATGGTGCAAGGCATCATTGCAGGCGGTAGAAAAGCCGTTTTTCGTTCCGTCGAAGGCGCCGAAGACGATGCCGATGCTGGCATAGAGGCTTTGAAAAAGATTCACTTTTCTCGGCGTGATGTGCTCTGCGGAATTAGCGCCTCCAAGCGCACCCCTTTTGTGATCGGTGCTTTGAACTACGCACGCTCATTAGGCGCGAAAACAATTTTCCTGACATCGAACCCCGATGTAAAGCAGAAAGCTACGGTTGTCATTCGCACGCTTGTCGGACCTGAGGTGATTATGGGCTCGACGCGAATGAAAGCTGGCACCTCACACAAAATGGTGCTCAATATGATTTCTACTGGTGCCATGATTTGCTTGGGCAAAACATATGGGAACCTAATGGTGGACTTGCAGCAAACCAACCGCAAGCTGCAGGAGCGCACCAAGCGCATTTTTATGCTTGCCACAGGCGATAGCTACGAAAGCGCTGAAACCTACCTTGCCAAAGCCAAAGGCAGCCTAAAACTTGCTATCTTAATGCGGCTTTCAGGACTTCCATACACGCAAGCCAAAGCCACGCTGCAAAAGGCAGATGGCTTTATCAAGAAAGCTTTGAAACTGGCGGAGCAAACCAAGTGA
- a CDS encoding 6-carboxytetrahydropterin synthase, whose translation MKFKFIASHSLTVREEPHPHLWRVDVSISGEPQNGMIVNLQQIRSAFDAILLPLHNTFLNENAALPAVAQAAPTCETLSDYLFSAFDACLQAEFLPHNPTLQLASVEVAICEPDGFEWGSVRRTRSLIAPQA comes from the coding sequence ATGAAATTTAAGTTCATAGCGTCACATTCACTGACGGTGCGGGAAGAACCGCATCCGCATCTTTGGCGGGTTGATGTGAGCATTTCCGGTGAGCCGCAAAATGGCATGATTGTTAATTTGCAGCAAATTCGCAGTGCCTTCGACGCAATTCTTTTGCCGCTGCACAACACGTTCCTGAATGAAAATGCAGCACTCCCTGCAGTAGCACAAGCTGCTCCGACTTGCGAGACGCTCAGTGACTACCTTTTTTCTGCATTTGATGCTTGTTTGCAAGCGGAGTTCTTGCCACATAACCCGACGCTGCAGCTGGCTTCGGTCGAGGTTGCGATTTGCGAGCCAGATGGATTCGAGTGGGGCTCTGTGCGACGCACGCGCAGTCTTATAGCGCCGCAGGCATAA
- a CDS encoding ferrochelatase, which produces MKKKIGVLVTTFGEVEQLSLRTLLPNSWRILDLITSRIANLPFPLKAFIALMRSLKRKREWTKHRYRSKLSAINRAQAQALAQALQTGMQVGQTDVEFIVKDAYYFTEPYFEDVLTALHTACDGIVLLPMIPIESDFACGVGCYLTLEHLGDTAFSKVRVIKHLWNNSDFIQLSLNHLFEHWQPSTAKKVGLALVAHGTLVRDRNGEIPKFNTGYRETLAFFERLKAAIECDSRNRFSSIKLGALNHRLGGTWMPETLERALEEFKAEQIDEVVIFPFGFLADNSEADLEAILQVQAAGYPMQYVPCLNDSPDFINWLAARVRLTSTQLLDTQAFIQILSERSPAPNPAFIT; this is translated from the coding sequence ATGAAGAAAAAAATTGGCGTTCTAGTTACCACTTTTGGCGAAGTTGAGCAGCTTTCGCTTCGCACTCTGCTTCCGAACTCATGGCGCATTTTAGACCTTATCACCTCTCGCATTGCCAATTTGCCCTTTCCGCTCAAAGCCTTCATTGCGCTGATGCGCAGTCTCAAGCGAAAGCGAGAATGGACCAAACATCGCTACCGCTCAAAGCTCTCAGCTATCAACCGTGCACAGGCACAAGCTTTAGCGCAGGCTCTGCAGACGGGTATGCAAGTCGGTCAAACAGACGTGGAATTTATCGTTAAAGATGCATACTACTTCACAGAACCCTATTTCGAAGATGTGCTCACGGCACTTCACACGGCTTGCGATGGTATCGTGCTACTACCAATGATCCCTATTGAGTCAGATTTCGCTTGCGGCGTTGGCTGTTACCTCACTCTGGAGCACCTGGGCGATACCGCTTTTTCCAAAGTACGTGTCATCAAGCACCTTTGGAACAACTCCGACTTTATTCAGCTTTCACTGAATCATCTCTTCGAGCACTGGCAGCCCAGCACGGCAAAGAAAGTCGGGTTGGCACTGGTCGCACACGGCACGCTGGTGAGAGACCGCAATGGGGAGATACCAAAATTCAACACAGGCTACAGAGAAACACTTGCTTTCTTCGAAAGGCTCAAGGCAGCGATTGAATGTGACAGCCGAAATCGGTTTAGTAGCATCAAATTAGGTGCGTTAAATCACCGACTTGGGGGCACCTGGATGCCTGAGACGCTGGAACGCGCCTTAGAAGAATTCAAAGCAGAGCAGATTGACGAAGTGGTTATCTTTCCGTTTGGCTTTCTTGCCGACAACAGCGAAGCAGACTTGGAAGCAATTTTGCAAGTGCAAGCTGCTGGTTACCCTATGCAATATGTGCCTTGCCTAAACGATTCACCTGATTTTATTAACTGGCTGGCGGCGCGTGTGCGCCTCACCAGCACGCAGCTTTTGGACACTCAAGCATTCATACAGATTTTGTCAGAGCGCTCGCCTGCACCGAATCCTGCGTTTATAACCTAA
- the rsfS gene encoding ribosome silencing factor translates to MKSNFTRLAKKSASTKSAHLSASSSQAASARALKKMEAGQRASSPRRPAARTKSKVRAAEPTPTVIEISDSERLARRIAELALTKKATDITLLDVRTLSDAIDFFVICSADSDRQAKAICDAIYEGLLKDGEKPNHLELRELTWIVMDYITVVVHIFLRERRAFYALEKLWGDARFIHIKDEADLIPKP, encoded by the coding sequence TTGAAATCTAACTTTACTCGCTTGGCAAAGAAATCTGCATCGACAAAGTCGGCTCATCTTTCTGCGTCGTCTTCACAAGCAGCGTCAGCACGCGCCTTGAAAAAAATGGAGGCTGGACAGCGTGCATCGTCTCCAAGGCGTCCCGCAGCTCGCACAAAGTCCAAAGTCAGAGCAGCTGAGCCGACCCCTACGGTCATTGAAATTAGCGACTCAGAGCGCTTAGCCCGTCGCATTGCCGAACTGGCACTTACTAAGAAAGCTACTGACATTACGCTTTTAGACGTGCGCACGCTGTCAGACGCTATAGACTTTTTCGTAATCTGCTCAGCCGATTCAGATCGACAGGCTAAGGCAATTTGCGATGCAATCTACGAAGGCTTGCTGAAAGACGGTGAGAAACCGAACCACCTCGAGCTACGTGAGCTGACTTGGATTGTAATGGACTACATCACTGTGGTTGTGCACATCTTTCTTAGAGAGCGACGCGCATTCTATGCCCTTGAAAAGCTCTGGGGTGATGCCCGATTCATTCATATCAAAGATGAAGCAGACCTGATACCAAAACCTTAG
- the prmA gene encoding 50S ribosomal protein L11 methyltransferase, which yields MQKKVFVEVSSVIGQEHLETAVGLLHSLGYDAFREEEDTLYAYLLSEQWNAEKEIATQKVLEHLTQRPAELRIRYLEDRNWNAEWEASLQPIVVSQRLAIVQSGKTLPVQDGQLIIEINPKMSFGTGYHETTRLVLRELERSLLPNDRVLDIGTGTGVLAIAARKLGNTLPILAVDNDEWAVENARENIAVNRCANIEVRQLDALTALPHLCAETRYTLILANLNRTVLDTLLTLLAQVVPQARLIVSGILKYDHSWLQQRLRNTPYSIAHLTTEGEWLCALLQPLTQ from the coding sequence ATGCAAAAAAAGGTATTTGTAGAAGTTTCCAGCGTAATCGGTCAAGAGCATCTTGAGACGGCTGTTGGGCTTTTACATTCTCTCGGCTATGATGCGTTTCGCGAAGAAGAGGATACGCTTTATGCCTACTTGCTAAGCGAACAGTGGAATGCGGAAAAAGAGATTGCCACGCAAAAAGTGCTCGAGCACCTTACTCAGCGTCCTGCTGAGCTACGTATCCGCTACCTTGAAGACCGAAACTGGAATGCTGAGTGGGAAGCCTCACTGCAACCGATTGTCGTCTCTCAGCGACTTGCGATTGTTCAATCCGGAAAAACGCTTCCTGTCCAAGATGGACAATTGATTATAGAGATTAATCCCAAGATGTCGTTTGGTACAGGCTACCACGAAACCACACGACTTGTGCTTCGCGAACTTGAGCGCTCACTTTTGCCCAACGACCGTGTGCTTGACATTGGCACAGGCACAGGTGTGCTGGCAATTGCTGCACGCAAGCTGGGTAACACTTTGCCAATCCTTGCAGTAGACAATGACGAGTGGGCAGTCGAAAATGCTCGTGAAAACATCGCCGTCAACCGATGTGCAAATATCGAAGTGCGCCAGCTGGACGCACTGACTGCACTCCCGCATTTATGTGCTGAAACACGCTACACACTTATTTTAGCAAACCTGAACCGCACAGTTTTGGATACGCTATTGACTTTACTCGCACAAGTTGTGCCGCAGGCTCGCCTTATTGTCTCAGGCATTTTGAAATACGACCATAGCTGGCTGCAACAGAGATTACGCAATACACCTTACTCAATCGCACATCTTACAACAGAGGGCGAATGGCTTTGCGCCCTACTTCAACCACTTACACAATGA
- a CDS encoding Ppx/GppA family phosphatase, whose product MNRIATIDIGTNTALLLIAERDAGTGSLHTLLNRQEIIRLGKGVDSQNTIQADAIERLIDCLLQYKAVIAQHHAEKTVAVATSAMRDAHNRTDVIASVLRRTGLQIEVLSGEEEAELTFLGAVAGWTHLPEPFMVIDIGGGSTELVIGSHTGIEAEISLDIGSVRITERFFRHLPPQPDELQSAKRFITEVLASELAKFIEGREMVVGVAGTIVTLGQLCKGLRHFSPEIHGTVMQYADIHRLQQLFAQTSTEEIIQMGVEQGRADVILAGTLILHQFMRLFGAKAITVSTQGLRYGVALREWRKVA is encoded by the coding sequence ATGAACCGCATTGCAACTATTGATATTGGCACAAACACAGCTCTTTTGCTTATCGCTGAGCGTGACGCAGGCACAGGTAGCTTGCATACTTTACTGAATCGGCAAGAAATTATTCGCTTAGGCAAAGGCGTCGATAGCCAGAACACTATTCAAGCTGACGCAATTGAACGGCTCATTGATTGCCTCTTGCAATACAAAGCGGTTATTGCTCAGCACCATGCAGAAAAAACTGTGGCGGTTGCGACCAGCGCAATGCGCGACGCCCACAACCGCACTGATGTGATAGCAAGTGTTTTGCGTAGAACAGGTCTGCAGATTGAAGTGCTTTCTGGCGAAGAAGAAGCGGAACTGACGTTTCTCGGCGCTGTCGCAGGCTGGACGCACCTTCCTGAACCATTTATGGTGATTGATATTGGCGGTGGCAGCACAGAACTGGTGATTGGGTCGCACACAGGCATTGAAGCAGAGATTAGCCTTGACATCGGTTCTGTGCGTATCACCGAGCGCTTCTTTCGACATCTTCCACCTCAGCCTGATGAACTACAATCAGCAAAGCGTTTTATTACTGAAGTGCTTGCCTCAGAACTGGCGAAATTCATTGAGGGACGCGAGATGGTTGTGGGCGTTGCAGGCACAATTGTAACACTCGGTCAGCTCTGCAAGGGACTTAGGCACTTCTCACCTGAGATACACGGCACGGTGATGCAATATGCGGACATACATCGCTTGCAGCAACTCTTTGCGCAGACCTCTACCGAAGAAATCATCCAGATGGGCGTCGAGCAGGGCAGAGCCGACGTAATTTTAGCTGGCACGCTCATTTTGCATCAATTTATGCGGCTTTTCGGTGCGAAGGCAATTACAGTCAGCACACAAGGGCTGCGCTACGGCGTTGCACTGCGAGAGTGGCGCAAGGTAGCCTGA
- a CDS encoding class I SAM-dependent methyltransferase, which translates to MTDTASASIAPELTQLYRHYGTFEQALHALNTHLGPLIGLTVLEAGCGSASHLALQQCIVTGIDISPYQLERNQHLSERICADLHQYDNPQWLGAFDLIVCWDVVEHLQNPKAVIAKFFKWVKPTGKVVLAYPNPQIWKGVVTKYSPYFVHQWFYRLASGTPLSASKTDQGPFRTVFATDIKLKPLLHLAAQYQHKVEFFISYESYQNRFVKRFLPHRFVDAMNWLFLGELRTVLDISATDFIIVLSPCSIG; encoded by the coding sequence ATGACGGACACCGCTTCAGCATCCATAGCACCTGAACTCACTCAGCTCTATCGACACTACGGCACCTTTGAGCAAGCTCTGCATGCGTTGAACACCCACTTAGGGCCGCTCATTGGCCTAACAGTACTGGAAGCGGGCTGTGGGTCGGCATCGCATCTTGCGCTGCAGCAGTGCATCGTGACAGGGATTGATATTTCACCGTATCAACTTGAGCGAAATCAACATCTCTCGGAACGCATCTGTGCAGACCTGCATCAATACGACAATCCGCAGTGGTTGGGCGCATTTGACCTAATTGTGTGTTGGGACGTCGTAGAGCATCTGCAAAATCCCAAAGCAGTCATTGCAAAGTTCTTTAAGTGGGTTAAGCCTACAGGCAAAGTCGTATTGGCGTATCCAAATCCGCAAATTTGGAAAGGGGTGGTTACCAAATACTCGCCCTACTTTGTGCATCAGTGGTTTTATCGCCTTGCATCAGGCACGCCGCTAAGTGCAAGCAAGACAGACCAAGGTCCGTTCCGCACCGTATTTGCTACGGATATTAAGCTCAAGCCGCTGCTACATCTCGCCGCACAGTACCAACACAAGGTAGAATTTTTCATCAGCTACGAGTCGTATCAAAATCGATTTGTTAAGCGATTTTTACCGCATCGGTTTGTAGATGCGATGAATTGGCTCTTTTTGGGAGAGCTAAGAACGGTGCTGGATATTTCTGCCACCGATTTTATCATCGTGCTTTCGCCTTGCAGCATAGGCTAA
- a CDS encoding ROK family protein has protein sequence MEPFAIGVDLGGTAIKVASVSQSGNLLCSKELPTEAEKGPEVVIENMLEGLTTVLRETLKAQPLSSLKGVGVGVPGVVSLDGGTISYPPNLPGWTVVRLGERLQTELKRREGLQLPVFVENDANVAALGESAFGAGRLLNDFVMITLGTGVGGGIILNKKIYRGTTGAAGELGHITVDYRSERIHAGIRGSIEGLIGQRRIVEYALSQLSQTPSPILHELCAGNWENLTPKLLCLAAERGDKVALDTWQFVGEVLGAGLGTIVSILDIRKFVVGGGVSGAGELILAPTRAQLYRFTLHTMHEGLEVRLAKLGNRAGVMGAAALCF, from the coding sequence ATGGAGCCATTTGCAATTGGGGTGGATTTGGGCGGCACAGCTATTAAGGTGGCTTCTGTCTCCCAAAGCGGAAACCTGCTCTGCAGTAAGGAACTTCCAACCGAAGCAGAAAAAGGGCCAGAGGTTGTGATAGAAAATATGCTCGAGGGCCTCACGACGGTGCTAAGGGAGACACTCAAAGCCCAACCGCTGAGTAGCTTAAAAGGTGTAGGCGTCGGCGTGCCCGGCGTCGTCAGCTTGGACGGTGGCACGATTAGCTATCCACCAAACCTGCCCGGCTGGACCGTCGTACGGCTGGGCGAAAGGCTGCAGACCGAGCTTAAGCGACGAGAAGGCTTGCAGCTACCTGTCTTTGTAGAAAATGATGCAAATGTCGCCGCACTGGGTGAGTCCGCATTTGGTGCAGGGAGGTTGCTCAATGATTTCGTAATGATTACACTGGGCACGGGCGTGGGAGGCGGTATTATCCTGAACAAGAAAATTTATCGCGGCACGACGGGAGCAGCAGGCGAATTAGGGCACATCACCGTTGACTACCGCAGCGAGCGTATCCACGCGGGGATTCGTGGCTCAATCGAAGGCTTGATTGGGCAGAGACGCATCGTTGAGTATGCCCTGTCGCAGCTATCGCAAACTCCCTCTCCCATTTTGCACGAACTCTGCGCTGGAAATTGGGAAAACTTGACCCCCAAGCTGCTATGCCTTGCTGCAGAACGAGGCGACAAAGTGGCACTGGACACTTGGCAGTTCGTAGGGGAAGTCTTAGGTGCAGGCTTGGGCACAATTGTCTCTATTTTGGATATCCGCAAGTTTGTTGTCGGAGGCGGTGTATCAGGCGCAGGTGAACTGATTCTGGCACCCACGCGCGCCCAGCTGTATCGCTTTACCTTGCACACAATGCATGAGGGACTTGAAGTGAGACTGGCTAAGCTCGGCAACCGTGCAGGAGTGATGGGTGCCGCAGCACTCTGTTTCTGA
- a CDS encoding amidohydrolase → MHKRCISILGATLMLALSAVQSIAQTVTYSAALSPLPPAEARQKLIEQKVLAIEPKVIAWRRDLHQNPELSNREFRTAKVVAEHLRSLGLEVKTGVAHTGVVAVLRGAKPGKVVALRADMDALPVTEETGLPFASKAKAIYNGQEVGVMHACGHDCHTAILMGVAEILAGMKDELRGTVKFIFQPAEEGAPEGEEGGAELMIKQGVLENPKPEAIFGLHVFAGLESGKIAFRPGPTMAAVDNLEITIKGRQTHGAKPWAGIDPIVVASQVILGLQTIASRQVDVTAEPSIITVGSIRGGIRYNIIPDSVHMLGTIRTFNEEMQNDIHERIRRTADMIAKSAGAHARVTIRKLYPTTHNDEALTAKMIPSLERAVGKENVVLSAKLTGSEDFSFYQKKIPGFFFFVGITPKQDLKTAASNHSPRFYVDESALKVGVKAMLQVALDYLELP, encoded by the coding sequence ATGCATAAACGGTGCATAAGCATACTTGGGGCAACGCTGATGCTGGCGCTGAGTGCTGTGCAGAGCATCGCGCAAACGGTGACTTATTCGGCTGCTCTATCTCCACTGCCACCTGCTGAAGCGCGCCAAAAGCTCATTGAGCAAAAGGTGTTGGCGATTGAGCCAAAGGTAATTGCATGGCGGCGTGACCTGCATCAAAATCCAGAGCTATCTAATCGAGAATTTCGCACAGCAAAAGTTGTGGCGGAACATCTGCGAAGTCTTGGGTTAGAAGTTAAAACAGGCGTGGCACACACTGGCGTGGTGGCAGTGCTGAGAGGCGCAAAGCCCGGCAAAGTAGTTGCCCTGCGTGCAGATATGGACGCCTTGCCTGTAACTGAAGAAACAGGGTTGCCTTTTGCCTCCAAAGCTAAAGCAATTTACAACGGTCAGGAAGTAGGCGTGATGCATGCTTGCGGCCATGACTGCCACACGGCAATTTTAATGGGCGTAGCAGAAATTCTTGCAGGAATGAAAGATGAACTGCGTGGCACGGTGAAATTCATCTTCCAGCCGGCTGAAGAAGGTGCGCCAGAAGGTGAAGAAGGTGGTGCAGAGCTAATGATTAAGCAAGGCGTGCTGGAAAACCCAAAGCCTGAAGCCATTTTCGGCTTGCACGTCTTTGCAGGGTTAGAGTCGGGCAAAATTGCGTTTCGCCCAGGTCCGACGATGGCAGCGGTAGATAACCTTGAAATTACCATCAAAGGACGACAAACACACGGCGCTAAGCCGTGGGCTGGCATTGACCCCATTGTAGTCGCATCACAGGTTATCTTGGGCCTGCAAACTATCGCCAGCCGCCAAGTTGATGTGACGGCAGAACCCTCCATCATCACAGTTGGCAGTATTCGTGGGGGCATTCGATACAACATCATTCCCGATAGTGTGCATATGCTGGGCACCATTCGCACCTTTAACGAAGAGATGCAAAATGACATTCACGAGCGCATTCGTCGCACTGCAGATATGATTGCAAAGAGCGCAGGTGCGCACGCTCGAGTAACCATTCGCAAGCTCTACCCTACCACGCATAACGACGAAGCCCTCACAGCAAAGATGATTCCCAGCCTTGAGCGGGCAGTAGGCAAAGAAAATGTAGTGCTGAGTGCAAAGCTCACGGGTTCTGAAGATTTTTCCTTCTATCAGAAAAAAATTCCGGGCTTTTTCTTCTTTGTGGGTATTACGCCCAAGCAGGACTTGAAGACTGCTGCCTCAAACCATTCGCCACGCTTCTACGTTGATGAGTCAGCGTTGAAGGTCGGCGTCAAAGCAATGCTGCAGGTAGCGCTGGATTACCTTGAGTTACCGTAA
- a CDS encoding NADPH-dependent F420 reductase, whose amino-acid sequence MKIGILGTGNMSSRLGKIWLAKGHSVFFGTRSIEKAAQLRIDMGERAEAGRYEDAAMYAEVAFLGVPWSAAEETVHLVRHALRGKVLIDCTNPLSPDFSSLVVPAHTSAAEMIQSWLPETSVVKAYNTIGAKVLAQPLYDGIAATGFYCGNDAEAKAKVAILIQDSGFDPVDCGTLSQARHLETMTLLFLNLAFKQKMGSEIAFKLLRR is encoded by the coding sequence ATGAAAATAGGAATTCTGGGCACAGGGAATATGAGCAGCCGACTGGGGAAAATCTGGTTGGCAAAGGGGCATAGTGTCTTCTTTGGCACGCGCTCTATTGAGAAAGCCGCACAGCTTAGGATTGATATGGGAGAACGCGCCGAAGCAGGCCGGTATGAAGATGCAGCGATGTATGCAGAAGTAGCGTTTCTGGGTGTGCCATGGAGTGCTGCAGAGGAGACCGTGCACTTAGTGCGTCATGCGCTGCGTGGCAAGGTTTTGATTGACTGTACTAACCCGCTGTCGCCAGACTTCTCGTCGCTGGTTGTGCCAGCTCATACATCTGCCGCGGAGATGATTCAAAGCTGGCTGCCTGAAACAAGTGTAGTAAAAGCCTACAACACAATTGGCGCAAAAGTGCTGGCGCAACCTCTCTACGATGGAATAGCTGCAACGGGGTTTTACTGCGGCAATGACGCTGAGGCAAAAGCCAAAGTAGCGATACTCATTCAGGATAGCGGCTTCGACCCAGTGGATTGTGGGACACTGTCGCAAGCACGCCACTTGGAGACGATGACGCTACTTTTCCTCAATTTGGCATTCAAGCAAAAGATGGGCAGCGAGATTGCGTTTAAGCTCCTCAGACGCTAA